In a genomic window of Leisingera caerulea DSM 24564:
- a CDS encoding cbb3-type cytochrome c oxidase subunit I → MTDTLPDHDSNLPPREVADVMPPHAHSWIGKYVFSQDAKYIAIQYSGTAVAIGLVALVMSWLMRLQLGFPGTFDFITPEAYYQFVTMHGMIMVIYLLTAIFLGGFGNYLIPLMVGARDMVFPFVNMLSYWVYLLAVLVLVASFFVPGGPTGAGWTLYPPQAVLSGTPGGAQSGIILMLVSLILFIIGFTMGGLNYAVTVLQARTRGMTMMRLPLTVWGIFTATVMALLAFPALFVACVMMLFDRLLGTSFFMPTLVELGEKLSYGGGSPIAFQHLFWFFGHPEVYIVALPAFGIVSDLIAVHARKNVFGYRMMVWAIVIIGALSFIVWAHHMYVSGMHPWFGFFFATTTLIIAIPTAIKVYNWILTLWKGDIHLTLPMLFALGFIVTFVNGGLTGLFLGNVVVDVPLSDTMFVVAHFHMVMGVAPIMVIFGAIYHWYPKMTGRMLNEAMGQIHFWVTFIGAYAVFFPMHYVGLVGVPRRYFEIGEPEFLTAPVDGLNAFISSAALIVGAVQVLFLFNIFWSLRRGRAADGNPWRATSLEWQTPETPPRHGNWGDELPNVYRWAYDYSVPGAPEDFVAQNDPWVPDGEGRRL, encoded by the coding sequence ATGACCGACACCCTGCCTGACCACGACAGCAATCTGCCGCCGCGCGAAGTTGCCGATGTGATGCCGCCGCATGCGCACAGCTGGATTGGCAAATATGTTTTCTCGCAGGACGCCAAATACATCGCCATCCAGTATTCCGGCACCGCTGTGGCCATCGGCCTGGTGGCCCTGGTGATGTCCTGGCTGATGCGGCTGCAGCTGGGCTTTCCCGGCACTTTCGACTTCATCACGCCGGAGGCCTATTACCAGTTCGTTACCATGCACGGGATGATCATGGTGATCTATCTGCTGACCGCGATCTTCCTCGGCGGTTTCGGCAATTACCTGATCCCGCTGATGGTCGGTGCCCGGGACATGGTGTTTCCCTTCGTCAATATGCTCAGCTACTGGGTCTATCTGCTCGCCGTCCTCGTGCTGGTTGCCAGCTTCTTTGTTCCCGGCGGGCCGACCGGCGCGGGCTGGACGCTCTATCCGCCGCAAGCGGTGCTGTCCGGGACGCCGGGCGGCGCGCAAAGCGGCATCATCCTGATGCTGGTCTCGCTGATCCTGTTCATCATCGGTTTCACCATGGGCGGGCTGAACTATGCCGTCACCGTCCTGCAGGCCCGCACCCGCGGCATGACGATGATGCGGCTGCCGCTGACGGTCTGGGGCATCTTCACCGCCACGGTGATGGCGCTGCTGGCGTTCCCGGCGCTGTTCGTGGCCTGCGTGATGATGCTGTTCGACCGGCTGCTGGGCACGTCGTTCTTCATGCCGACGCTGGTGGAGCTGGGCGAGAAGCTCAGCTATGGCGGCGGCAGCCCGATTGCCTTCCAGCACCTGTTCTGGTTCTTCGGCCACCCCGAGGTCTATATCGTGGCACTGCCCGCCTTCGGCATCGTCTCCGACCTGATCGCGGTCCATGCGCGCAAGAACGTCTTCGGCTACCGGATGATGGTCTGGGCCATTGTCATCATCGGCGCGCTCAGCTTCATCGTCTGGGCGCACCATATGTATGTCTCGGGCATGCACCCGTGGTTCGGGTTCTTCTTTGCCACCACGACGCTGATCATCGCCATCCCGACCGCGATCAAGGTCTACAACTGGATCCTCACTCTGTGGAAGGGCGACATCCACCTGACCCTGCCGATGCTGTTTGCGCTGGGCTTCATCGTGACCTTCGTGAACGGCGGGCTGACGGGGTTGTTTCTGGGCAATGTGGTGGTCGATGTGCCCTTGTCTGACACCATGTTCGTCGTCGCCCATTTCCACATGGTGATGGGGGTGGCGCCGATCATGGTGATCTTCGGCGCGATCTATCACTGGTATCCCAAGATGACCGGGCGGATGCTGAACGAGGCGATGGGCCAGATCCACTTCTGGGTCACCTTCATCGGTGCCTATGCGGTGTTCTTCCCGATGCACTACGTGGGCCTGGTCGGCGTGCCGCGCCGGTATTTCGAGATCGGCGAGCCGGAATTCCTGACCGCGCCGGTTGACGGGCTCAACGCCTTCATTTCCTCAGCCGCGCTGATTGTCGGGGCCGTGCAGGTGCTGTTCCTGTTCAACATCTTCTGGAGCCTGCGCCGCGGACGCGCAGCGGACGGCAACCCCTGGCGCGCCACCTCGCTGGAATGGCAGACACCGGAAACGCCGCCGCGGCATGGCAACTGGGGCGATGAGCTGCCCAATGTCTACCGCTGGGCCTATGACTACAGCGTGCCCGGCGCGCCGGAGGATTTTGTTGCTCAGAACGATCCCTGGGTGCCGGACGGCGAGGGGAGGCGGCTGTGA
- a CDS encoding cytochrome c oxidase subunit II translates to MLIAVVLVLIVAGSVAFHLYSPWWWTPIASNWDYIDNTLVITFWITGAVFAAVVLFTAYCVWKFRHRPGHKAEFDPENKRLEWWLTAVTAVGVAAMLVPGLFVWKQFVTVPDDATELEVFGQQWSWAYRLPGEDGVLGTADAEWVSGENPLGVNPHDRFGNDDLIIEGGEVYLPVDQPVKLLLRSIDVLHNFYVPEFRAKMDMVPGMVTYIWFTPTRTGNFEVLCAEYCGTAHPFMRGYVTVVEAEEYQEWLQEQLTFEDYARTASEPATRLAER, encoded by the coding sequence ATGCTGATTGCGGTCGTGCTTGTGCTGATCGTGGCGGGGTCCGTTGCGTTCCATCTTTACAGCCCGTGGTGGTGGACGCCGATCGCGTCGAACTGGGACTATATCGACAACACGCTGGTTATAACCTTCTGGATCACTGGCGCGGTGTTCGCCGCGGTGGTGCTGTTCACAGCCTATTGCGTGTGGAAATTCCGGCACCGGCCGGGGCACAAGGCGGAATTCGATCCTGAAAACAAGCGCCTGGAATGGTGGCTGACCGCGGTGACCGCCGTTGGCGTGGCGGCCATGCTGGTGCCGGGGCTGTTCGTGTGGAAGCAGTTTGTCACCGTGCCGGACGACGCCACCGAGCTGGAGGTCTTCGGCCAGCAGTGGAGCTGGGCCTACCGGCTGCCGGGGGAGGACGGGGTGCTGGGCACCGCGGATGCGGAATGGGTCAGCGGAGAGAACCCGTTGGGCGTCAACCCGCATGACCGCTTTGGCAACGATGACCTCATCATCGAGGGCGGCGAGGTCTATCTGCCGGTGGATCAGCCGGTGAAGCTGCTGCTGCGCTCGATCGACGTTCTGCACAATTTCTACGTGCCTGAGTTCCGCGCCAAGATGGACATGGTGCCAGGCATGGTCACCTATATCTGGTTCACGCCCACCCGCACCGGCAATTTCGAGGTGCTCTGCGCCGAATACTGCGGCACCGCGCATCCCTTCATGCGCGGCTATGTGACCGTAGTGGAGGCGGAGGAATACCAGGAATGGCTGCAGGAGCAGCTGACCTTTGAAGACTACGCCCGCACGGCGTCTGAACCCGCGACAAGACTGGCAGAACGGTGA
- a CDS encoding BCCT family transporter has translation MSIKQPFTDLEIKTSNGGFYEGHSVEIALLSKGIMVALVLWALVWPANATGVLGSLNWRILEDFNAFYIVIVGFFAFFLFVVAALPQTGKRIMGAPGEQKEFSDFSWFSMMFGAGLGVGLMVFATAEPLGLWGSNPVVLSQDVAANSEEAIQSGFRYTFLHYGFHAWAIYVVTGLSLAYYAYTRGMPLTIRTALTPLFGKLMNGFLGHVVDVLGVVATILGVSVTIGFGVSQFVDGLYAITGMEWMMDMSGDAPAPGTVGLLAGLFAIMGLSIISAVSGVGRGVKYLSNLNLVLSIILLLTFVVFGSFMFAMSTYASAFVDYILNFTSLSFGAFGPQSAAEFSAALPAEAAPYADALRGGATNAWGSFEGFKSGLEGEAAALSDDVLSAAYAAGEPQRQFGWQAGWTTFYWAWWIAFSPFVGLFLARISRGRSVREFIIGCVFAPALVCFAWMTILGGTAIDLELNGAAEGAIIGASNTAKLFVTLQSMIDGGLLSGITIMCVVLIMTFLVTSADSGILVMNTIMSGGDQNIGNKHKIVWGLILTAVIGTLLFAGKQNGGADPMEALKSAMIIGALPFTMVMGLMCISLAKALFRDGQREKAAERAPAE, from the coding sequence ATGTCAATTAAGCAACCTTTTACCGATTTGGAGATTAAGACCTCCAACGGCGGCTTCTACGAGGGGCACAGCGTCGAGATCGCCTTGCTCAGCAAGGGGATCATGGTCGCGCTGGTGCTCTGGGCCCTGGTTTGGCCGGCAAACGCCACTGGCGTGCTGGGCAGCCTGAACTGGCGCATTCTGGAGGATTTCAACGCATTCTACATCGTCATCGTCGGCTTCTTCGCCTTTTTCCTGTTTGTGGTCGCCGCTCTGCCGCAAACCGGTAAGCGGATCATGGGGGCCCCGGGCGAGCAAAAGGAGTTTTCGGACTTCTCCTGGTTCTCGATGATGTTCGGCGCCGGTCTGGGCGTCGGCCTGATGGTTTTCGCCACCGCAGAGCCGCTGGGCCTGTGGGGGTCCAACCCGGTGGTGCTGTCGCAGGATGTCGCGGCAAACAGCGAAGAGGCCATTCAGTCCGGCTTCCGCTACACCTTCCTGCACTACGGCTTCCACGCCTGGGCGATTTATGTGGTGACCGGCCTGTCGCTGGCCTACTACGCCTATACCCGCGGCATGCCGCTGACCATCCGCACCGCGCTGACGCCGCTGTTCGGCAAGCTGATGAACGGCTTCCTGGGCCACGTTGTTGACGTGCTGGGCGTTGTCGCCACCATCCTGGGCGTCTCCGTGACCATCGGTTTCGGCGTGTCGCAGTTCGTGGACGGCCTCTACGCGATCACCGGCATGGAATGGATGATGGACATGAGCGGCGACGCGCCTGCACCGGGCACCGTTGGCCTGCTGGCCGGCCTGTTCGCGATCATGGGCCTGTCGATCATCTCGGCAGTGTCCGGCGTCGGCCGCGGCGTCAAGTATCTGTCGAACCTGAACCTGGTGCTGTCGATCATCCTGCTGCTGACCTTTGTGGTCTTCGGCTCCTTCATGTTCGCCATGAGCACCTACGCCTCCGCCTTTGTGGACTATATCCTGAACTTCACATCGCTGAGCTTTGGCGCTTTCGGCCCGCAATCCGCGGCTGAATTCTCGGCAGCACTGCCGGCCGAGGCAGCCCCCTATGCCGACGCTCTGCGCGGCGGTGCCACCAACGCCTGGGGCTCCTTCGAAGGCTTCAAGTCCGGTCTGGAAGGCGAAGCGGCTGCCCTGTCCGACGACGTGCTGTCAGCGGCCTATGCCGCAGGCGAGCCGCAGCGCCAGTTCGGCTGGCAGGCAGGCTGGACCACCTTCTACTGGGCCTGGTGGATCGCGTTCTCGCCCTTCGTGGGCCTGTTCCTGGCGCGCATTTCCCGCGGCCGCTCGGTGCGTGAATTCATCATCGGCTGCGTGTTCGCCCCGGCGCTGGTCTGCTTTGCCTGGATGACCATCCTGGGCGGCACCGCCATCGACCTGGAACTGAACGGCGCAGCAGAGGGTGCGATCATCGGCGCCTCCAACACTGCCAAGCTGTTTGTCACGCTGCAAAGCATGATCGACGGCGGCCTGCTGTCCGGCATCACCATCATGTGCGTGGTTCTGATCATGACCTTCCTGGTCACCTCTGCGGACTCCGGCATTCTGGTGATGAACACCATCATGTCCGGCGGCGACCAGAACATCGGCAACAAGCACAAGATCGTCTGGGGCCTGATCCTGACCGCCGTGATCGGCACCCTGCTGTTCGCGGGCAAGCAGAATGGCGGGGCCGACCCGATGGAAGCGCTGAAAAGCGCGATGATCATCGGTGCCCTGCCGTTCACCATGGTGATGGGCCTGATGTGCATCTCGCTGGCCAAGGCGCTGTTCCGCGACGGTCAGCGTGAGAAGGCAGCAGAGCGCGCGCCTGCCGAATAA
- a CDS encoding Ldh family oxidoreductase, with protein MTETQILTLDEIEDLSFRALVAAGTSEANARPLAVATAATEADGVASHGLAYIPIYAEHVQCGKVDGQASPALARPRPGVISVDAATGFAHPAIDAGFEALIPAAREQGIAVLAIRNSYNCGVLGYHTARLARAGLVGLGFTNAPASIAPSGGSKPVVGTNPFSVAVPGEDGEPELLIDQSASTIAKSEVMKHAREGKEIPLGWALDADGNPTTDPDAGLKGSMAPSGGYKGVSVALLTEIMAAALTGATLGINASPFSGTAGGPPKTGQMFIAIDPAATSNDTFRSGMVGIVEAVRAQPGAHVPGDGRRGKRIRARDQGVAVSVATLDRIKALMG; from the coding sequence ATGACCGAAACCCAAATCCTGACCCTTGACGAGATCGAGGACCTGTCCTTCCGCGCCCTGGTGGCTGCGGGCACATCCGAGGCGAATGCCCGCCCGCTGGCGGTTGCCACCGCAGCGACAGAGGCCGACGGGGTGGCCAGCCATGGCCTCGCTTATATCCCGATCTACGCGGAGCATGTGCAGTGCGGCAAGGTGGACGGGCAGGCGTCGCCCGCGCTGGCCCGCCCGCGTCCCGGCGTCATTTCCGTGGACGCGGCCACAGGGTTCGCGCATCCGGCCATCGACGCAGGCTTTGAGGCGCTGATCCCGGCAGCCCGCGAGCAGGGCATCGCGGTTCTGGCCATCCGCAACAGCTATAACTGCGGCGTTCTCGGCTACCACACCGCCCGCCTGGCCCGCGCCGGGCTGGTGGGGCTGGGCTTTACCAACGCGCCGGCCTCGATTGCCCCGTCGGGCGGCAGCAAGCCGGTTGTCGGCACCAACCCGTTCTCGGTCGCGGTGCCGGGCGAGGACGGCGAGCCGGAACTGCTGATCGACCAGAGCGCCAGCACCATCGCCAAGAGCGAAGTGATGAAACACGCCCGCGAGGGCAAGGAGATCCCACTGGGCTGGGCGCTGGATGCTGACGGCAACCCGACCACCGATCCGGACGCGGGCCTCAAGGGCTCCATGGCGCCGTCGGGCGGGTATAAGGGCGTTAGCGTCGCGCTGCTGACCGAAATAATGGCCGCCGCACTGACCGGTGCGACCCTGGGCATCAACGCCTCGCCGTTCTCCGGCACCGCGGGCGGCCCGCCGAAAACCGGCCAAATGTTTATCGCAATCGACCCCGCTGCGACATCAAATGACACATTTCGTTCCGGAATGGTCGGAATCGTGGAAGCGGTGCGGGCACAGCCTGGCGCACATGTGCCGGGCGACGGGCGCCGCGGCAAGCGGATCAGGGCCCGTGACCAAGGCGTCGCGGTCAGCGTTGCAACGCTGGACAGGATCAAAGCTCTCATGGGCTGA
- a CDS encoding DUF3726 domain-containing protein, which produces MSYALNEVEATAKRAARGAGYDWGLAEEAAKATRWLCAQGLDGAAVLAGLLRAGFAAELSRHLPRSLDGDWQSQAPLCPLGTGAVLSDCAVQLRNTPRTIGPVAQPAMILPFAAMAARQLDTCVTVEGEGFQAVTDGAGLQCEGVLPEAAALMTIRAAGIVSNPKPGRTRAEPEEAAWAALNQFAHKTYAPATEESRLLGAGAGLSDND; this is translated from the coding sequence ATGAGCTATGCACTGAACGAAGTGGAAGCCACCGCCAAACGCGCCGCCCGCGGGGCCGGCTATGACTGGGGCTTGGCCGAGGAGGCTGCCAAGGCTACCCGCTGGCTGTGCGCGCAGGGGCTGGACGGCGCGGCTGTGCTGGCCGGGCTGCTGCGGGCCGGCTTTGCGGCTGAGCTATCGCGCCACCTGCCGCGGTCTCTGGACGGTGACTGGCAATCCCAAGCGCCGCTGTGCCCGCTGGGAACCGGCGCGGTTCTGTCGGACTGCGCGGTGCAGTTGCGGAACACGCCACGGACAATTGGACCTGTTGCCCAGCCCGCAATGATCCTGCCGTTTGCCGCGATGGCCGCCCGCCAGCTTGATACCTGCGTCACCGTCGAGGGCGAGGGCTTTCAAGCCGTCACCGATGGGGCCGGGTTGCAATGCGAAGGCGTTTTGCCTGAGGCCGCCGCTCTGATGACCATCCGTGCCGCGGGCATCGTTTCAAACCCGAAGCCGGGCCGCACCCGCGCTGAGCCGGAAGAGGCGGCCTGGGCCGCGCTCAACCAGTTTGCCCATAAAACCTACGCTCCGGCCACCGAGGAGTCGCGCCTTCTGGGCGCCGGCGCCGGGCTGTCGGACAACGACTGA
- a CDS encoding membrane dipeptidase, whose protein sequence is MTGYRIDCLQYANWSEKIFRQLREGGVDAIHVTIAYHENFRETVLNFEKWNRWFEQYPDLIMKGQWASDISKARETGRTAVFFGFQNPSPMEDDIGLIEILHTLGARFMQLTYNNQSLLATGCYEDEDTGITRMGRQVIKEMNRVGLVVDMSHSADRSTIEAAEISTRPIAITHANPHEWSPALRNKKDDVIRAVTGHGGMMGFSVYPHHLKDKSDCTLQSFCEMIARTADKYGVEHLGIGTDLCQDQPDSVVEWMRVGRWTKEIDYGEGSAAAPGFPAMPSWFNDNRDFGNIEDGLRATGMNDDEVSGIMGGNWYRFFAENFGPKG, encoded by the coding sequence ATGACCGGATACCGTATCGACTGCCTGCAATATGCCAACTGGTCGGAAAAGATCTTCCGCCAGCTGCGCGAGGGCGGCGTGGACGCGATTCATGTCACGATTGCCTATCATGAGAACTTCCGCGAGACGGTTCTGAACTTCGAGAAGTGGAACCGCTGGTTCGAGCAGTATCCGGACCTGATCATGAAGGGGCAGTGGGCCAGCGACATCAGCAAGGCCCGCGAAACCGGCCGCACCGCGGTGTTCTTCGGCTTCCAGAACCCTTCGCCGATGGAAGACGACATCGGCCTGATCGAGATCCTGCACACCCTGGGCGCCCGTTTCATGCAGCTCACCTACAACAACCAGTCGCTGCTGGCGACCGGCTGTTACGAGGATGAGGACACCGGCATCACCCGCATGGGGCGTCAGGTGATCAAGGAGATGAACCGGGTGGGCCTGGTCGTGGACATGAGCCATTCCGCCGACCGCTCCACCATCGAGGCGGCGGAGATTTCCACCCGCCCCATCGCTATCACCCATGCCAACCCGCATGAATGGTCGCCCGCGCTGCGCAACAAGAAGGACGATGTGATCCGCGCGGTGACTGGCCACGGCGGCATGATGGGCTTCTCGGTCTATCCCCACCACCTCAAGGATAAATCGGACTGCACCCTGCAAAGCTTCTGCGAGATGATTGCCCGCACCGCTGACAAATACGGGGTGGAACACCTCGGCATCGGCACCGACCTCTGCCAGGACCAGCCCGACAGCGTCGTGGAATGGATGCGCGTTGGCCGCTGGACCAAGGAAATCGACTACGGCGAAGGATCAGCCGCCGCGCCGGGCTTCCCGGCAATGCCCAGCTGGTTCAACGACAACCGCGACTTTGGAAACATCGAAGACGGCCTTCGCGCGACGGGCATGAACGATGACGAGGTCAGCGGCATCATGGGCGGGAACTGGTACCGGTTCTTTGCCGAAAACTTTGGCCCAAAGGGATAG
- a CDS encoding aldehyde dehydrogenase family protein, which yields MTKLNLIAGEWLAGESEIENRNPSDLSDLVGMFAQASADQLEATLDQAQKAQAEWAAYGLERKQAVLMNIGNELMSRAEELGTLLSREEGKPLAEGKGEVYRAGQFFTYYAAECLRQIGENADSVRPDIEVDVRREAVGVVAIISPWNFPTATASWKIAPALCYGNAVVWKPANITPASAVALTEIIAKQDIPKGLFSLVMGSGRSIGQRLVESPKVNAISFTGSVPVGKGIAAAAIQNLTKVQMEMGSKNALAVMDDADLDLAVTLALGGAFGGTGQKCTASSRLVVHAAVHDAFVDKLVAGAQAMKVGHALEEGVQMGPVVSEQQLNENLAYADLGKSEGAELACGGQRLEMPHEGFYMSPGVFLNTTNDMRINREEMFAPLTSVIKVGSYDEALAVVNDTNFGLTSGIVTQSLARATHFRRNARTGVVTVNLPTAGTDYHVPFGGRGDSSYGPREQGKAAAEFYTTVKTAYISAGKPV from the coding sequence GTGACCAAACTGAACCTGATTGCCGGCGAATGGCTGGCTGGCGAAAGCGAAATCGAAAACCGCAACCCTTCGGATCTGAGCGATCTGGTCGGCATGTTTGCCCAGGCCAGCGCCGATCAGCTGGAGGCAACGCTGGACCAGGCGCAGAAAGCGCAGGCCGAATGGGCCGCTTACGGGCTGGAGCGCAAGCAGGCGGTGCTGATGAACATCGGCAATGAGCTGATGTCCCGCGCCGAGGAGCTGGGCACGCTGCTGAGCCGCGAAGAAGGCAAGCCGCTGGCCGAGGGCAAGGGCGAAGTCTACCGCGCCGGCCAGTTCTTCACCTATTACGCCGCCGAATGCCTGCGCCAGATCGGCGAAAACGCCGACTCCGTGCGCCCCGACATTGAGGTGGACGTGCGCCGCGAGGCCGTGGGCGTGGTGGCGATCATCTCGCCCTGGAACTTCCCGACCGCAACCGCATCTTGGAAAATCGCGCCGGCGCTCTGCTACGGCAACGCGGTGGTCTGGAAACCGGCTAACATCACCCCGGCCTCTGCCGTGGCCCTGACTGAGATCATCGCCAAGCAGGACATCCCCAAGGGCCTGTTCTCGCTGGTCATGGGCTCCGGCCGTTCCATCGGCCAGCGCCTGGTCGAAAGCCCCAAGGTGAACGCGATCTCCTTCACCGGCTCGGTGCCGGTCGGCAAAGGCATTGCCGCCGCCGCCATCCAGAACCTGACCAAGGTGCAGATGGAGATGGGCTCCAAGAACGCGCTGGCCGTCATGGACGACGCTGACCTGGATCTGGCCGTCACCCTGGCGCTGGGCGGCGCCTTCGGCGGCACTGGCCAGAAATGCACCGCTTCCTCCCGGCTCGTGGTCCACGCGGCTGTTCATGACGCCTTTGTCGACAAGCTTGTCGCCGGGGCACAGGCCATGAAAGTGGGCCACGCGCTGGAAGAGGGCGTGCAGATGGGGCCGGTGGTCAGCGAGCAGCAGCTGAACGAGAACCTGGCCTATGCTGACCTTGGCAAATCCGAAGGCGCCGAACTGGCCTGCGGCGGCCAGCGTTTGGAAATGCCGCACGAGGGCTTTTACATGTCCCCCGGCGTGTTCCTGAATACCACCAACGACATGCGCATCAACCGCGAGGAAATGTTTGCGCCGCTGACGAGCGTGATCAAGGTCGGCAGCTATGACGAGGCGCTGGCGGTGGTCAACGACACCAACTTCGGCCTGACCTCGGGCATCGTGACCCAGTCGCTGGCCCGCGCCACCCATTTCCGCCGCAACGCGCGCACCGGTGTTGTCACCGTCAACCTGCCGACCGCAGGCACCGACTACCACGTGCCCTTCGGCGGCCGCGGCGACAGCTCTTATGGCCCGCGCGAGCAGGGCAAGGCGGCGGCGGAGTTCTACACCACCGTCAAGACCGCCTATATCAGCGCCGGCAAACCGGTCTGA
- a CDS encoding LysR family transcriptional regulator, with protein MALKIEMLRVFCTVAQTGNLSEAANRLGRTQSAVSMTLKQMEDHLGKKLFEGERKSQLSPLGEQVFELAQKQVRRFDQTVQSIEMAAEATHGLIRIVSVPSVAALVFPAVLEHLTARFPGLKVELRDTDTQQVLDALAEGKADIGIASGYHPLNGVKAVPLFEDRFGLVCSADHPLLLQERPPAIADVTGAGFVRNALCGLIRNERFVEASSSADVTIHNTHSLITMVRTGKWVTVLPQTVARFMPETTAFRPIADLPDKREVYLYQRDRSRFAALTEECSSFIQSCDLSPDLAG; from the coding sequence ATGGCCTTGAAGATTGAAATGCTGCGCGTCTTTTGCACCGTGGCGCAGACCGGGAACCTGTCTGAGGCTGCGAACCGGCTGGGCCGGACCCAATCGGCTGTTTCCATGACGCTCAAGCAGATGGAGGACCATCTGGGCAAGAAGCTGTTCGAGGGCGAGCGCAAGAGCCAGCTGTCGCCGCTAGGCGAGCAAGTCTTTGAGCTGGCCCAGAAACAGGTGCGCCGCTTCGACCAGACGGTGCAAAGCATCGAGATGGCGGCGGAGGCGACCCACGGGCTGATCCGCATCGTGTCGGTGCCATCGGTGGCTGCGCTGGTGTTCCCGGCGGTGCTGGAGCATCTGACCGCCCGCTTCCCGGGTCTCAAGGTCGAACTGCGCGACACCGACACCCAGCAGGTTCTGGACGCATTGGCCGAAGGCAAGGCGGATATCGGCATCGCCTCCGGCTATCATCCGCTGAACGGGGTCAAGGCGGTGCCGCTGTTCGAGGACCGCTTTGGCCTGGTCTGCTCTGCCGATCACCCGCTGCTGCTGCAGGAACGGCCGCCGGCGATCGCTGACGTTACCGGGGCCGGTTTTGTCCGCAACGCCCTGTGCGGCCTGATCCGCAACGAGCGCTTTGTCGAGGCCAGCAGCTCAGCCGATGTGACGATTCACAACACCCACTCGCTGATCACCATGGTCCGGACCGGGAAATGGGTGACGGTGCTGCCGCAGACCGTGGCCCGGTTCATGCCGGAAACCACCGCCTTCCGCCCCATTGCTGACTTGCCGGACAAACGGGAGGTCTACCTCTACCAGCGCGACCGCTCCCGGTTTGCGGCCCTGACTGAGGAATGCAGCAGCTTCATCCAGTCGTGCGACCTGTCACCGGACCTGGCCGGATAA
- a CDS encoding FecCD family ABC transporter permease — MSAAAALAWHGFRGACLALPVLAAAVLAGAMIGETPLAPDLVLSVLVNKLAGAGLPVDPVDQGIIWSYRLPRALVAGACGAALAVTGVVLQALLRNALADPYILGISAGASTGAVAVTIAGLGGGALSLSFGAFNGALLAFGFVAILARAAGAGSSRAAAAQIVLAGIAGSQLFNALTAFIIAKSANADQARGIMFWLMGNLSGVRWPDVWLAVPLALAGWMVCRFHARALDAFTFGTDSAAALGIPVRRVQVVLIFATALMTAVMVSIVGSIGFVGLVIPHAARFLVGPGHRRLMPAAALTGAVFLIGADVVSRVIIPGQVLPIGVVTALIGAPAFAIILVRGQRTAR, encoded by the coding sequence ATGAGCGCAGCCGCCGCACTTGCATGGCACGGCTTCCGGGGCGCTTGCCTGGCTTTGCCGGTGCTGGCTGCGGCGGTTCTGGCAGGCGCAATGATCGGGGAAACCCCGCTTGCGCCTGACCTTGTCCTGTCTGTTCTGGTCAACAAGCTGGCCGGGGCGGGTCTGCCGGTGGACCCGGTGGACCAGGGCATCATCTGGAGCTACCGGCTGCCGCGGGCGCTGGTGGCGGGGGCGTGCGGCGCGGCGCTGGCGGTGACAGGCGTGGTGCTGCAGGCGCTGCTGCGCAATGCGCTGGCGGACCCTTATATTCTGGGCATTTCCGCCGGCGCCTCGACCGGGGCGGTGGCGGTCACAATTGCCGGCCTCGGCGGTGGCGCCCTGTCGCTGTCCTTCGGCGCCTTCAACGGGGCGCTTCTGGCGTTTGGCTTTGTCGCCATCCTGGCGCGGGCCGCCGGGGCGGGCAGCAGCCGGGCCGCAGCGGCGCAGATTGTGCTGGCGGGCATTGCCGGCTCGCAGCTGTTCAACGCCCTCACGGCCTTCATCATCGCCAAATCCGCCAATGCGGATCAGGCGCGCGGCATCATGTTCTGGCTGATGGGCAACCTCAGCGGCGTGCGCTGGCCGGATGTGTGGCTGGCGGTGCCGCTGGCGCTGGCGGGCTGGATGGTCTGCCGGTTTCACGCCCGGGCGCTGGATGCCTTCACCTTTGGCACCGATTCCGCCGCGGCGCTGGGCATCCCGGTGCGGCGGGTGCAGGTGGTGCTGATCTTTGCCACCGCGCTGATGACAGCGGTGATGGTATCGATCGTCGGCTCCATCGGTTTTGTCGGCCTGGTGATCCCTCATGCGGCGCGGTTCCTGGTGGGGCCGGGCCACCGCCGTCTGATGCCCGCCGCCGCTTTGACCGGCGCGGTGTTTCTGATCGGCGCCGATGTCGTTTCGCGCGTCATCATCCCCGGTCAGGTGCTGCCCATCGGCGTCGTCACCGCACTGATCGGGGCGCCGGCCTTTGCCATTATCCTGGTGCGCGGGCAGAGGACGGCGCGATGA